In Candidatus Zixiibacteriota bacterium, a single window of DNA contains:
- a CDS encoding PorT family protein: protein MRKLLLLVGIIMILCISASAQQTTAGITGKGIKLGIGFAGINTDYDELDEFLDSRVGFTGGAFMTYSLNRQFAVQPEILYVSKGAEKDLFFVSAEWSIDYLELPVLLKYDLVPDGKVNPNLFIGPAFALLLSSELRASSYSVDVTDVMKSMDVGLVFGGGIEYKRITFDVRYTLGLMGTVDAADEWNELTEAEPGDYYYLESDPSVKNTNLSFMIGVKF, encoded by the coding sequence ATGAGGAAACTGCTCTTGCTCGTGGGAATAATCATGATACTCTGCATCTCGGCGAGCGCGCAACAGACAACTGCCGGTATAACGGGCAAAGGAATCAAACTCGGTATTGGCTTCGCCGGGATCAATACCGACTACGATGAGCTGGATGAATTTCTTGACAGCCGGGTTGGATTCACCGGCGGTGCTTTCATGACCTACAGCCTCAACCGTCAATTCGCCGTGCAACCGGAAATCCTGTACGTTTCTAAAGGAGCCGAAAAGGACCTCTTCTTCGTCTCCGCCGAATGGTCCATTGATTATCTGGAACTCCCGGTGTTGCTGAAATACGACCTTGTGCCCGACGGCAAGGTCAATCCCAATCTGTTTATCGGACCTGCGTTTGCCTTGCTGCTGAGTTCAGAACTCCGGGCCAGTAGCTATTCGGTCGACGTCACTGATGTTATGAAATCCATGGATGTTGGTCTTGTTTTTGGCGGCGGGATTGAATACAAACGCATCACCTTCGATGTCAGATATACTCTGGGGTTAATGGGCACGGTCGATGCCGCTGACGAATGGAACGAGTTGACAGAAGCGGAGCCGGGCGATTACTATTATCTTGAAAGCGACCCCTCGGTTAAGAACACGAATCTCTCTTTCATGATCGGCGTCAAGTTTTAG